The Helianthus annuus cultivar XRQ/B chromosome 16, HanXRQr2.0-SUNRISE, whole genome shotgun sequence genome includes a window with the following:
- the LOC110915425 gene encoding heat shock 70 kDa protein 8: MKVKLKLKGIPLESGVELERKAEQLPWSSEIFLMSEEVGYTVASDSETTATKEETEIEIAIGIDIGTCQCSLAVWNGSEVELIRNTRNQKLMKSYVTFRDQSPSPVGGVTNQLSHEYEMLSGSSIFNMKRLIGRLDTDPIVHQASNTLPFLIQTLGIGAKPFLAALVNNMWRSTTPEEVVAIYLVELKALAEARLKRPVRDVVLTVPAAFSRFQLTRIARSCAMAGLHVLRFMPEPAAVALLYAQQQLHKDSIADSGSEKIGLIFNMGAGYCDVAIIATAGGVSQMKALAGSCIGGEDLLQNMMHHLVPDMDTRFASRGLEEIKAMGILRVATQEAIHKLSFQPSVQIDIDLGNGTRVCRVIDVQEFEEINKGVFEKCASLVTQCLHESKVAKPEYIDDVILVGGCTNIPKLKSIVMGICKRNESYSGINPLEAAVRGAALEGALASGVNDPFGSLDLLTIQINAHSIGIRADGNSFVPIIDRNTTLPARREMLFTTAHDNQTEALIVVYEQGDEQQLLLGYFKVVGIPPAAKGVPEINVCMDIDASNMLRVMAGVVMPGSGTKNPVVPLMEVRMPTADDGHGLCADALYRSLGSTLDLVTLHNKLNA; the protein is encoded by the exons ATGAAAGTAAAACTAAAACTAAAAGGTATTCCTCTAGAATCAGGGGTGGAATTGGAAAGAAAGGCCGAGCAGCTTCCATGGTCTTCTGAAATCTTCTT AATGAGTGAAGAAGTAGGATACACTGTGGCATCCGACAGTGAAACCACAGCCACCAAGGAGGAGACTGAAATTGAAATTGCAATCGGAATCGACATTGGCACTTGTCAATGCAGTCTAGCTGTTTGGAACGGGTCCGAGGTAGAGTTGATCAGGAACACAAGGAACCAGAAGCTGATGAAGTCATACGTCACCTTCCGAGACCAGTCTCCATCCCCAGTGGGCGGAGTCACCAACCAGCTCTCACATGAGTACGAGATGTTGTCCGGTTCCTCCATCTTCAACATGAAACGCCTCATCGGCAGACTCGACACCGACCCCATCGTTCACCAGGCTAGCAACACCTTACCCTTTCTTATTCAAACACTGGGGATCGGTGCCAAGCCTTTCCTTGCAGCGTTAGTCAACAACATGTGGCGGTCCACCACCCCTGAAGAAGTTGTTGCTATATATCTTGTGGAACTAAAAGCTCTCGCAGAAGCTCGACTCAAACGTCCTGTTAGAGACGTTGTGCTAACCGTCCCCGCTGCATTCAGCCGCTTCCAGTTGACACGAATTGCTCGCTCCTGCGCCATGGCTGGTCTTCATGTTCTCAGGTTCATGCCTGAGCCTGCAGCTGTTGCTCTGCTTTATGCCCAGCAACAGCTGCACAAAGACAGCATTGCTGATAGTGGCAGTGAAAAAATCGGTCTTATTTTTAACATGGGCGCAGGGTATTGCGATGTTGCCATCATAGCGACTGCCGGGGGAGTCTCACAGATGAAGGCCTTGGCCGGGAGTTGCATAGGAGGGGAGGATCTACTTCAGAATATGATGCACCATCTCGTACCAGATATGGACACACGGTTTGCAAGTCGTGGACTCGAGGAGATTAAAGCCATGGGTATCCTTCGAGTCGCAACACAGGAGGCCATACACAAGCTCTCCTTTCAACCTAGTGTTCAAATTGACATTGATCTTGGAAACGGGACGAGGGTATGCAGGGTCATCGATGTCCAAGAGTTCGAGGAAATCAACAAAGGAGTTTTCGAAAAGTGTGCATCTTTGGTTACACAGTGCCTGCATGAGTCGAAGGTGGCGAAACCGGAATACATTGATGATGTGATTCTTGTTGGTGGTTGTACAAATATTCCAAAGTTGAAGAGTATAGTGATGGGTATCTGTAAAAGGAATGAAAGCTACTCGGGTATCAACCCGTTGGAAGCTGCTGTTCGTGGGGCGGCACTGGAAGGAGCCTTGGCTTCGGGTGTGAACGATCCGTTTGGAAGTTTAGACCTTTTAACCATTCAAATAAATGCTCATAGCATTGGGATTCGAGCGGATGGTAACAGTTTTGTACCCATCATAGATCGCAACACAACTCTGCCTGCCAGGAGAGAGATGCTCTTTACCACTGCCCATGACAACCAGACTGAGGCTTTGATTGTGGTGTATGAACAAGGAGATGAGCAGCAGCTGCTGCTGGGGTATTTCAAGGTTGTAGGGATACCTCCGGCCGCAAAAGGGGTACCGGAAATTAATGTGTGTATGGACATCGATGCTTCGAATATGCTGAGAGTTATGGCTGGTGTTGTAATGCCTGGATCTGGAACCAAAAATCCAGTGGTTCCACTGATGGAAGTTAGAATGCCAACGGCTGACGATGGGCATGGATTGTGCGCTGATGCTTTATATAGATCATTGGGGTCTACTCTAGACTTGGTAACTCTCCATAACAAGCTTAACGCTTAA